AAGCTGGGCGTCGACTTCACCGACGCGGCGGGAATCGGCTACGGCGGCGCGGCGAATCACCCGCCCGTGCTGGCGGCGATCGCCGACGTGAGCATGGGCGAAGGGGAGACCCGCGACCAGGCGGTCGCCGCCACCGACGCCGACGGCGACGTCATCACGCTGACGCTCACGTCGTCGCCCTCCTGGGCTTCGCTCCTGAGCAGCCCCGGCGCGGGCGCCGCCTCCGGCACCGTCCATCTCGCGCCCGGCTTCGAGGACGCGGGGGACGCCTCGATCACCGTCAAGGCGGCGGACGCCGTCGCGAACGACCAGAAGACCTTCGCCGTGCACGTCGCGAACACGAACCGCGCGCCGGAGATCGCACCGATCGCCGCGATGAACCTCGCCGAAGGGGTGCTGCTGGACACGCCGATCCAGGCGACCGACGCCGACGGCGACGCCTGCACGTTCTTCGTCGCCTCGGGGCCGTTGTTCATCACCGTGAGCACGATCTCGTCTTCGTTCGGGACCACGTTCGGCAACCTCCATGCCGCGCCCGGCTTCGCCGACGCCGGAACCTATGAAGTGATCATCGGCGCGCGGGACACCTTCGGCGCGGCCGACTCGACGACCTACCTGATCCTGGTGCGCGAGCAGGACCGCCCGCCCGTGGTCACCTTCCCGGGGGCGATCTCCGGCACCGAAGGGGAGCCGATCACGTTCACGGTCTCGGCCACCGATCCGGACGGCGACATGGTGATGTACCAGGCCGACGGGCTGCCCGCGGGGGCGCAGCTCACCGACCAGATGAACAGCACGGCGCTCTTCCGGTGGACGCCCGGCTTCGATCAGGCGGGCACGTACGACGTCATGATCATGGCCGACGACATGAACGGCGCCATGATCCACGGCAGCGTGTCGATCACCGTGGCCGACGTGACCGACCCCGTGGCGATCGCGCGGCCGGACGACATGACGGCGATCGAGGGGGACGTGCAGGACCAGCCGCTCCTCGGCTTCAGCGCGGCGGGGAGCGCGCTCACGTTCGAGAAAGTCTCGGGACCCGCCTACGTCACCGTCACGACGACCGATCCCGGCACCGGCACCGCGCGCGGCACCGTCCACGTGGCGCCGGGCGCGACCGATGGCGGCGACGCCACCGTGACGCTCGCCGTGACCGACGGAACGAACCGCGACGAGACCTCGTTCGTCGTTCACGTCCTGGACGGCTCGACGCTCCCCGGGCAGGCGCCCTTCCAGCCGCCCTTCATCCATCTGGGCGTCGGCCTCATCCCGCACACCGTGATCGCCGCCGACATGAACGAGGACGGCATCCCCGACCTGGTGACGGCGAACGTCGGCTCGAACACGCTCACGATCTACCCCGGCCAGGGCTCGCTCACGTTCGGAACGCGGATCAACCTGGCCGCGGCCGTGCGCCCGCACACCGTCGTCGCCAAGGACCTGAACCACGACGGCCACCTGGACCTCGTGGTCTCGCACATCGGGTCGAACTCCTTCGGCGTCTGGCTCGGCAACGGTAACGGCACCTTCTCGACGCGGCACGACTACCAGCTCACCGGCTCGCCGGTCTACCTGGGGGTCTACGACTTCAACGAGGACGGGAAGCCCGACGTCGTCGCGACCGACCAGACACACGGCGGCATCGGCATCGCGCTGGGCGCCGGCGACGGCACGTTCGCCGCCACGACCTTCCTGCCCACGGGGCAGAACACCCACGGCCTCACGGGAGCCGACCTGAACCACGACGGGCACATGGACATCGCCGCCACCAATTACACGACGCCGGGCACCGTGTCGGTGCTCCTCGGCAAGGGGGACGGCACCTTCCAGCCCAAGATCGACTTCAGCGCGAGCAGCCCGCACACCGTGTCGTCCGGCGACCTGGACCAGGACGGCGACATCGACCTGGTGATCTGCGACTTCGACACGGGGAAGATCACGATCGCGCTGGGCAACGGGGACGGAACGTTCGCCACGCTGCCGGAGATCCCGACCGGCACGAACCCGCACGCCTCGGCGGTGGGGGACGTGGACGGCGACGGGAAGAATGACATCGTCGTGGCGAACCAGGCCTCGAACACGCTGTCGATGCTGCTCGGCCGGGGCGGCGCCTCGTGGGCGCCCAAGATCGACTATCCCGTGGGAGCGGGCGCTCACAACGTGGCGATCGCCGACCTGGACGGGGACCGCCTGCCCGAGGTCTCCTGCTCCAACATCGTCGCGAACACGGTCACCATCTTGAAGAACCGCGGCCGCACCACGCACCCCGCCCGCGTCTTCGCCGCGGCACCGCGCGCCACGCTGATGCTCCGCGCGGCCGGTCCCGATTACGCCCTCCACGTCGAGTCGGCGGACGGGACCTTCGCGCCCTCGGACATCGACCTCGGCACGGTCGAGCTCCTCTCCCCGGGCACGGGCAGCGTGGATCACATCCAGGCGGACGCGGCGAAGGGGATGACGATCGCCGATGCCGACCAGAACGGCGTTCCGGAGGCGGTGATCGGGTTCTCCCGCTCCGATCTCCGGAACCTCTTCTCCGGCGTGGTCGGCCGGAAGTCGGTCACGGTGACGCTGCAGGGAAGGCTGGCCGATGCCGGCTCCTTCTCGGGCACCGCCACGATCGACCTCATCGGAAGCGGCGCCCCGGGCAAGCCGGTCGCCAACGCCTCGGTCGCTCCGAATCCGCTCAATCCCGCCGGCGTGCTCACCTTCACGCTGGCGCGCTCCCAGGCGGTCACGGTGCGCTTCTACGACATCCGGGGACGGCTGGTGCGGCGCCAGATGGAATCGAGGCCGCTGGAGGCGGGGGTCTACCGGATCACGGTGGACGGGAAGACGGACCAGGGCGGCCCGCTCGCGTCGGGGGTCTACTTCTTCAGAATCACGACCCGGGAGGGAGAGGCCTCGGGCCGCTTCGCCGTTCTCAAGTGAGCGGCGGCGCCGCAGCTCGCGCACGGACCCTCGCCCTTCCGTTTCGGGTCGCGGGTCCGCGCGAAGAGCCAGGCGGCCGCGGCGAGTGCGGCGCCCACCGCGACGACGTGCTGCAGGACCATGCCCAGGCTCATCAGCCCCATCCCAGGAGCCGGCCGCCCTGGAACACCACGAACGAGGCGGCCCACGCGATCGCGTTCATGAAGAGCAGCATGAAGAGGGGCCAGCGCCACGAGTTGGTCTCGCGCCGCGCCACGGCGACCGTGGACATGCACTGGCAGGCCAGCGCGAAAAAGACCATGAGGCTAACCGCGACGAGCGGCGTGTAGGCCAGGGCGCCGGTGCGGTCGTTGCGCACCTTGGGGAGCGTCTGCTTGAGCGACATCGACGGGTCGCCCGACCCGTCCAGGCTGTAGACCGTCGCCATCGTGGAGATCATCACCTCGCGCGCCGCGACCGAGGAGATCAGCCCCACCCCCATCTTCCAGTCGAACCCCAGCGGCCGGATCACCGGCTCGATCGCGCGGCCCAGCTGTCCCGCGAAGGAATGGCGCAGCGCCTCGCTCGGCGGCGTGCCGGGCTTGCTCACCGGATAGGAGGCGAGGAACCAGAGCACCAGCGAGACCGCGACGATGACCGTGCCCGCCTTCTGGAGGAAGAGGAGACAGCGGTTTCGGATCGTCATCGCCACCGATCGCAGCGAGGGCATGCGGTAGTGCGGCAGCTCCATCACGTAGAGCGGCTTCGGTCCCCGCAGGACGGTGCGCTTCAGGACCGCGGCCACCGCGAGCGCGGCGAGAATCCCGAAGAGATAGAGCGAGAGCAGCGTCAGCCCCCTCAGATTCAGGATGCCGAGCACGTAGCGGTCGGGGATGAAGGCGCCGATCAGGAGCGCGTAGACGGGAAGGCGCGCGCTGCAGGTCATGAGCGGCGCGATCATGATCGTCGTGAGCCGGTCGTTCCGGTTCTCGATGGTGCGCGTGGCCATGATCCCCGGAATCGCGCAGGCGAAGGACGACAGGAGCGGCAGGAACGCCCGTCCCGGAAGCCCCACCGCGCCCATGACGCGGTCCATGATGAACGCGGCGCGCGCCATGTAGCCCGTGTCCTCCATCAGCGCGATGAAGAAGAAGAGGATCGCGAGCTGGGGAATGAACGAGGCGACCGTGCCCGCACCCGCGAGCACGCCGTCCACCAGGAGCGAGCGGATCGGCCCGGCCGGGAGCGTCGCCTGCGCGGCACCCGCGAGCGCGGCAAAGCCGGAGGAGATCAGGTCCATGAAGGGAGAGGCCCAGGCGTAGATGCTCTGGAACACGCCGCCCATGAAGAGCACGAGGATGATCGGGCCCAGGATCCGGTGGGTGAGCACGCGGTCGAGTCCGGCGCGCGGAGCCTGGCGCCCGGGCACGCGCCGGACCACGGCCTTGATGATCCGCTCCACGTTGGCGTAGCCCAGGGCGGGATCCAGCGCCTGCTCCAGCGTGAGGCGGTGCCCGTTGCCGTTGCCGTTTCCGTCCGCGTGCGCGCTCCCGTTCCCGTTCACGTACCCGTTCGCGTGCCCGTTCCCGTTGCCGTGGCCGTTCCCGTTCGCGGCCGCGCGCGTATCCAGCGCGGTGCGCAGCCGGTCGATGCCGAACCCCGTCTTGGCGGACACCGCGAGCACCGGCACGCCCAGCATCCGCTCCATCGCGGGGACGTCGATCGCGATCCCCTGGGCCTGGGCGGCGTCGATCAGGTTGAGCACGAGGACCGCGGGACGGCCGGTCGCGAGAATCTGCAGCGCCAGGTAGAGCTGGCGCTCCAGATTCGTCGCGTCCACCACGGCGACCACCAGGTCGGCCTGCTCCTCGGGAGCGCAGTGCCCGTCGAGCACGTCGCGCACGATCGCCTCGTCGGGGGAGCGCGGCGCCAGGCTGTAGGTGCCCGGGAGGTCCACGATGTCGACCTGCTTGCCGGAGGGGAGCCGGCAGGAGCCGACCTTCTTCTCGACCGTGACGCCGGGGTAGTTCGCGACCTTCTGGCGAAGGCCGGTCAGGCGGTTGAAGAGGGAGGATTTCCCCGAGTTCGGGCTGCCGACGATGGCGACGCGCTCAGAGGGCATCGACATGAATCCGTTCCGCCTCCGATCGCCGGATGGAGAAGTGCGACCCGCGCACGGCCAGCTCGAGCGGGTCGCCGAACGGCGCGCGCCGGATCAGCGCCACCTCGGTGCCGGGGGTCAGCCCCAGCTCCATCAGCCGCATCGCGAATTCCTTTTCCGCCAGGATGCCTCGGACCACGGCGCGATCGCCGGGAGCGAGCAGCGCGAGCGTGCGCGACGTCATGACAGCGACTCCTTTCCTCCATCCACGGGGTCGATCAGCTCTTCGAGGGCCACGCGCAGGCAGCGGCCATGGCAGACAGGACAGTGGGCCGATTCCGTTCCGCTCTCGCACGCATTCTGGTATTCGCGGAACGCCTCGCGGAACCGCTCCGCGGTGGGATGATCGGATCGCAGGAACGCGGTGAGCCGAAGGAAGCGCACCATCGAATCGGGGCTCACCAGGTGCTCGATCATGCAGGCGTCTTCCTCGGCGGTCGCGGGATCGAGGCCCAGGATCTCGCCGAAGAACTCGGTCAGCACGTCGCGGCTCCGCTCAGTGCGCGCCGCGAGGCGCTGCCCTTCCACGGTCAGCGTCACATCGCCGTAGGGCTCGTGCTTGGCCAGCCCGCGCGTCGTGAGCGAGCGCAGCATCGACGTCACGCCGGCCTTGCTGACGCCCAGCCGCTCGGCGATCGCGCTGACCGACGTGCCGCCGGCGCGCGTCAGCGATGCGATGGCCTGGAGATAGTGGGCCATCGAGTGCGTGAGCTGCTTCTCGTGGAATCGCTTCCAGGTTTCCATGGGCTCCGCCTCCGGGCCGGAGAGACAAGGCGCTTCGGGCTGGGTGGTTAAGTATGCTTAACTTTCGTCGAAAACCGGCTCCAAGTCAACGGTACCAAAGGAGTATTCTCCCGGACCCATGACGGAACCCAAGGATACCCAGGGCCGCTACCTGGATCGGGCCATGACCTGGCTGGCTTTCAACGGCCGCGTGCTGGAGGAGGCCCAGGACCCGCAGAGCGCTATCTTGGAGAGGGCGCGCTTCTTAGGAATCTTCGCGTCCAACCTGGACGAGTTCTTCATGATCCGGGTGGCTTCGATCCGGGACCGGGTCCGGACCGGCGCCGACCAGCGCTCGGCGGCCGGGCAGACGCAGGCCGAGCGGCTCACCGCCGTGCAGGCCCGCGCGCTGGAGCTGACCGCCGCCGCGTACGCGCTCTGGGAGCAGGGGATCGTTCCCGGGCTGCGGGACGCGGGCATCCGCTTCCTGCGCGAAACGGAGCTCGAGCCCAGCGAGCGCGCGTTCGTGGACCGGCTTTTCGCGCGGGAGCTCCTCCCCGTGCTGACCCCCGCGGCCGTGGCCGAGGACACCCCCTTTCCGCGCCTCTTCCACCTGGCGCTCCATCTCGCGGTCCGGCTCGCCAAGCCCGGCGAAGAGGAGCGGCTCGCCGTGGTGCAGCTGCCGCGCACCGGCACGCGGTGGATCCAGGTGAGCGGGGGGACGCGCGCCGACGGCCATGCGCCCGCGCAGCGCTTCGTCCTGATGGAGGAGGCGGCGCGCGCGCACCTGGGCGAGCTCTTCGCGGGATACGAGGTGCGCGAGGCCGTGTCCTTCCGCGTCACCCGCGACGCCGACTTCGCCACCGACGACCAGGAGGAGGAGAACCTGGTGGACGCCGTGCGCCAGGTGCTGCGGCAGCGGATGCGCGGCGATCCCGTGAGGCTCGAGATCGCGCGGGAGGCGAGCGACGCCGTGGTGGAGCGCCTGCGAGCCGCGCTGGAGCTGGAGGAGCGCGAGGTCTATCGCGTTCCCGGCCCGCTCGATTTCCGCTTCCTGATGGACTTCGCGCGCCAGCCCTCGCTGAAGGCGCCGCGCGCGCCGGCGTGGCCGCCGCAGCCGGTGCCGGGGGTGCCGCCGCTCGACGGGATCTGGGACGCGATCCAGGAGCGGGACATCCTCCTCTTCCACCCCTACGAGACGTTCGAGCCGGTGCTGCGGCTCCTGGTGCTCGCGGCCGAGGACCCCAGCGTGCTCGCGATCAAGCAGGTGCTCTACCGCACGTCGTCCACGTCGGAGGTGGTGAACGCGCTGGAGCGCGCGGCGGAGAGCGGGAAGCAGGTGACGGTGCTGGTCGAGCTGCAGGCGCGCTTCGACGAGGAGCGGAACGTGAACTGGGCGCGCCGCCTGGAGGACGCCGGCGCGCAGGTGCTCTACGGGCTCGCGGGTTTGAAGACGCACGCCAAGGCGCTCCTCATCGTGCGCCGCGGTCCGGGAGGGATCGAGCGCTACGCCCATGTCGGCACCGGCAACTACAACGAGCGGACGGCCGCCGACTACTCCGACGTGGGACTCCTCTCGGCGGACGAGGATCTCTGCGCCGATCTGACCGGCTTCTTCAACGTGGTCACCGGCTACTCGGAGCCGTTGCCCTGGCGCCGGATCGAGATGGCGCCGCTCGGGCTCCGCGCGCGGCTCCTCGCCCTGATCCGGCGCGAGATCGCGAAAGCGACCGCGGAAGAGCCGGGGCAGATCCGCGCGAAGATGAACGCGCTGCTGGACATTCCGCTCATCGAGGCGCTGTATGAGGCGTCGAACGCGGGGGTGCGGATCGATCTCAACGTGCGCGGCTCCTGCCTCCTCCGTCCCGGCGTGAAGGGGATGTCGGAGAACATCCGGGTCGTGAGCCTGGTGGACCGCTTCCTGGAGCACGCGCGCATCTTCGAGTTCCGAAACGGCGGCGACATGGAGACCTTCATCGCGAGCGCCGACTGGATGCCGCGCAACCTGGACCGTCGGGTCGAGCTGATGACGCCGATCGTGGACCCGGAACACCGCGCCCGCCTGGGCCGTATTCTGGACACGATCTTCGCCGACAACGTGAAGGCGCGCGAGTTGAAGTCCGACGGCGCCTACGCCAGGCGCGACGGGAGGAAGAAGGCGACCCGCGCGCAGGAGCTGTTCTGGGAGGAGGCCCGCGCGGCCGCCACCCGGACCGAGGATCCGGACCGCAGCGTGTTCCAGCCCTTGCGGCGGGCGCCGAACGCGGGCTGATCCGGGCGCGGAGCGGGCGCATCCGGCCCGCCTCCGCTCATCGTGTCCCACTCGAGGGGGAGGGTCGCATGGCGAGCTGGGTGAACCGCGTGATCGGAGCGGCGCAGCTGCGCTCCGAGACGTACGAGGAAGTCGAAGCCGACAAGACCGCGAACCTCCAGGCGCTCGGGGTCGTGGTGCTCTCCGCGATCGCCGCGGGCTTTTCGATGGCGGAGGGAGGGGGACGCGCGATCGGCGTCGGGATCCTCGGAGCCCTGGTCGCGTGGGTGCTATGGTCGGCGCTCACCTGGCTCATCGGGACGAAGATCCTGCCCACCCCGGAGACCCACGCCGACATCGGGGAGCTGCTCCGCACCACGGGCTTCGCGGCCGCTCCGGGCATCCTCCGCGTCTTCGGCGGCATCCCGGTCGTCGGCTTCGTCTTCAACCTGGTCGCGGGACTCTGGATGCTGGCGGCCTTCGTGGTCGCCGTGCGGCAGGCGCTGGACTACCGGAGCACGGGGCGGGCGCTGGCCGTGTGCGGGATCGGCTGGCTGGTCTGGTTCGCGGTCATCGCTTGGACGTTCCTCCTCCTGGGCGCCTCGGTGGCGGGATTCCAGGCGCTGCGGGGGAACGTCTAGCCGCGGAGGTCAGTAGCGCACGTCCAACGCGAGCCGCCCGAGCCATTCGTTCCGCGCGCGCCCGGCGACGTTGTTCTCGTTTTGCACGCGGCGGTATCCCGCGCCCAGCGAGAGGTCCACGTTGTCGCGCGGCATCCAGCGCGCATCGCCGAACACGTCGCGGCGGCGCTCCACGATCCCGGTGAGCGAGGCGTTGCTCACCGGGCCCGTTCCCTCGAGGAAAGCGTCTCCCAGCTTCCCCTCGCCGTGGTTGGTGAAGTCTCCGCTCCAGCGGAACTGCCAGTCGCGGCTCCAGTCGTAGACCGCCTCGACGAAGACGTTCTCCACGTCGGGGCCCAGCGCAAAGCCCAGCGGCCGTCCCCGGTAGATGAAGTTCTCCCCGTAGTCGACCGAATAGGTGAAGTTCCGGACCCGCGTGTACTCCCCGAGCAGGCGGATCGCGCGGGCGCCGAAGGGGCGGTCGCTGCGAAGGCCGACCTGCCAGGCGAAGCGGTCGGGCATGGTCCGGTCCTCGGTGGTGAAGTCGTCGACCAGAAGCTCGCCCGTGAGGGAGACGTCGCGCGTGGGACGCCAGGCCAGGTCGGCGGAGGCCATGATGTTCGCGCGCGCCAGCCCGCGCAGCGAGTCGCTGGAGACGTCGCGGATGTGGATCCGCTCCACGATGGCGTAGGGAAGGATGCCCAGCGCGTAGACCAGATCGACGTTGTCGCTCCGGTACCGCACCGCCTCGCCCAGTCCCACCGTGAGCGCGCGCGAGACGCTGGCTTCGATCCGATGCGCCGCGACGTAGCGCTGGTCCTGACGCGAGAGCTGGCCCGTGATCGCCGAGGCGGTCACGCGTCCGCCCAGGCGCACGGAATGGTAGAGAAATCCCATCGGCCCGGCCGCGTCCGAGAGGAGCAGCGTCCCGCGCCGGCCGGGTCCCCAGCGGAAATCGTCGTAGCCCGCTGCCGCCGTCAGCGCGCCCGCGCGCGCCGTGATCTCGGCGCGCAGCACGGCCGTCTCCAGATCGGTGTGCGCGACGACGGCGTCGATCCACTCGCGCTGTGAGCGGATCCGCGTGACGCCGAGATCCTCGAAGGCCCCCAGCGCGGGCCAGAGCTGGAGCGACATGCGCGCGCTGGCCGAGGATTCGTCGCGGAAGCGGTAGTGCGGGTCGCGGCGCTCTTCGTAGTCGCCGCGCAGGTGCCCGGCGGTGGAGAGGCGGAATCGCTGCTCGCGCGGGCCCGCGTCCACCAGCGGCCCCGTCTCGGGCCGGGCCGGCGGCGCGCCGAGGTCGGTCAGCTCGCGCGCCAGCTCGCGCTCCAGCCGCTGGTAATGGAGATCCGAAACGATTGCCGGGTCGAGGCGCTGGGCCCGGAGCAGCGCGCGCGCCACGTCGATCCGCGCCAGAGGCCGCGAGTAGACGGCGATGGAATCGAGCCGTCCTCGCGCGGCGAGCGCCTCGATCTCCTCGTAGGCGAAGTGCCGCACGGGGAGGAATTCCGCGGGCTCCGCCGCGGCCCCGGAGGCGATCCCGGCCAGCGCGGAGGTCACGGCCGCGACCGCAAGCAGTCGCGCCCAGGTGTCCCGTTTCGTTCGATCCCTCATGGCCCTCCGCCTCCCGTCAACGTGTCGCCCCGTTCGGGCGTCCAACCGAAGGGCCGCGCCAGGGTAGAGGAGCGGG
Above is a genomic segment from Candidatus Binatia bacterium containing:
- a CDS encoding FeoA family protein, with the protein product MTSRTLALLAPGDRAVVRGILAEKEFAMRLMELGLTPGTEVALIRRAPFGDPLELAVRGSHFSIRRSEAERIHVDAL
- a CDS encoding metal-dependent transcriptional regulator, whose translation is METWKRFHEKQLTHSMAHYLQAIASLTRAGGTSVSAIAERLGVSKAGVTSMLRSLTTRGLAKHEPYGDVTLTVEGQRLAARTERSRDVLTEFFGEILGLDPATAEEDACMIEHLVSPDSMVRFLRLTAFLRSDHPTAERFREAFREYQNACESGTESAHCPVCHGRCLRVALEELIDPVDGGKESLS
- the ppk1 gene encoding polyphosphate kinase 1, whose amino-acid sequence is MTEPKDTQGRYLDRAMTWLAFNGRVLEEAQDPQSAILERARFLGIFASNLDEFFMIRVASIRDRVRTGADQRSAAGQTQAERLTAVQARALELTAAAYALWEQGIVPGLRDAGIRFLRETELEPSERAFVDRLFARELLPVLTPAAVAEDTPFPRLFHLALHLAVRLAKPGEEERLAVVQLPRTGTRWIQVSGGTRADGHAPAQRFVLMEEAARAHLGELFAGYEVREAVSFRVTRDADFATDDQEEENLVDAVRQVLRQRMRGDPVRLEIAREASDAVVERLRAALELEEREVYRVPGPLDFRFLMDFARQPSLKAPRAPAWPPQPVPGVPPLDGIWDAIQERDILLFHPYETFEPVLRLLVLAAEDPSVLAIKQVLYRTSSTSEVVNALERAAESGKQVTVLVELQARFDEERNVNWARRLEDAGAQVLYGLAGLKTHAKALLIVRRGPGGIERYAHVGTGNYNERTAADYSDVGLLSADEDLCADLTGFFNVVTGYSEPLPWRRIEMAPLGLRARLLALIRREIAKATAEEPGQIRAKMNALLDIPLIEALYEASNAGVRIDLNVRGSCLLRPGVKGMSENIRVVSLVDRFLEHARIFEFRNGGDMETFIASADWMPRNLDRRVELMTPIVDPEHRARLGRILDTIFADNVKARELKSDGAYARRDGRKKATRAQELFWEEARAAATRTEDPDRSVFQPLRRAPNAG
- a CDS encoding FG-GAP-like repeat-containing protein gives rise to the protein MLIPPASPAPAVRFRVPGSFLAILVITALSAAAPASAQYLWIDTNGDGVNTSADVVAPSGATTIDVWLATDHNANGDPAVCASGDATLTLASYSVVLRATNGTVSWGAVTNQIAAFTTAVPSSSDDTERELGYYGGAGLPPGTYRLATLSSTVASGTPSIAFAPQGTLDANFRTGFGSACSGTDFDNLIKLGVDFTDAAGIGYGGAANHPPVLAAIADVSMGEGETRDQAVAATDADGDVITLTLTSSPSWASLLSSPGAGAASGTVHLAPGFEDAGDASITVKAADAVANDQKTFAVHVANTNRAPEIAPIAAMNLAEGVLLDTPIQATDADGDACTFFVASGPLFITVSTISSSFGTTFGNLHAAPGFADAGTYEVIIGARDTFGAADSTTYLILVREQDRPPVVTFPGAISGTEGEPITFTVSATDPDGDMVMYQADGLPAGAQLTDQMNSTALFRWTPGFDQAGTYDVMIMADDMNGAMIHGSVSITVADVTDPVAIARPDDMTAIEGDVQDQPLLGFSAAGSALTFEKVSGPAYVTVTTTDPGTGTARGTVHVAPGATDGGDATVTLAVTDGTNRDETSFVVHVLDGSTLPGQAPFQPPFIHLGVGLIPHTVIAADMNEDGIPDLVTANVGSNTLTIYPGQGSLTFGTRINLAAAVRPHTVVAKDLNHDGHLDLVVSHIGSNSFGVWLGNGNGTFSTRHDYQLTGSPVYLGVYDFNEDGKPDVVATDQTHGGIGIALGAGDGTFAATTFLPTGQNTHGLTGADLNHDGHMDIAATNYTTPGTVSVLLGKGDGTFQPKIDFSASSPHTVSSGDLDQDGDIDLVICDFDTGKITIALGNGDGTFATLPEIPTGTNPHASAVGDVDGDGKNDIVVANQASNTLSMLLGRGGASWAPKIDYPVGAGAHNVAIADLDGDRLPEVSCSNIVANTVTILKNRGRTTHPARVFAAAPRATLMLRAAGPDYALHVESADGTFAPSDIDLGTVELLSPGTGSVDHIQADAAKGMTIADADQNGVPEAVIGFSRSDLRNLFSGVVGRKSVTVTLQGRLADAGSFSGTATIDLIGSGAPGKPVANASVAPNPLNPAGVLTFTLARSQAVTVRFYDIRGRLVRRQMESRPLEAGVYRITVDGKTDQGGPLASGVYFFRITTREGEASGRFAVLK
- the feoB gene encoding ferrous iron transport protein B, which produces MSMPSERVAIVGSPNSGKSSLFNRLTGLRQKVANYPGVTVEKKVGSCRLPSGKQVDIVDLPGTYSLAPRSPDEAIVRDVLDGHCAPEEQADLVVAVVDATNLERQLYLALQILATGRPAVLVLNLIDAAQAQGIAIDVPAMERMLGVPVLAVSAKTGFGIDRLRTALDTRAAANGNGHGNGNGHANGYVNGNGSAHADGNGNGNGHRLTLEQALDPALGYANVERIIKAVVRRVPGRQAPRAGLDRVLTHRILGPIILVLFMGGVFQSIYAWASPFMDLISSGFAALAGAAQATLPAGPIRSLLVDGVLAGAGTVASFIPQLAILFFFIALMEDTGYMARAAFIMDRVMGAVGLPGRAFLPLLSSFACAIPGIMATRTIENRNDRLTTIMIAPLMTCSARLPVYALLIGAFIPDRYVLGILNLRGLTLLSLYLFGILAALAVAAVLKRTVLRGPKPLYVMELPHYRMPSLRSVAMTIRNRCLLFLQKAGTVIVAVSLVLWFLASYPVSKPGTPPSEALRHSFAGQLGRAIEPVIRPLGFDWKMGVGLISSVAAREVMISTMATVYSLDGSGDPSMSLKQTLPKVRNDRTGALAYTPLVAVSLMVFFALACQCMSTVAVARRETNSWRWPLFMLLFMNAIAWAASFVVFQGGRLLGWG